Proteins encoded within one genomic window of Fibrobacter sp. UWB16:
- a CDS encoding PadR family transcriptional regulator, with protein MNRYDLVLLGLILEHERSGYDIITEIRDRELDRWAKISTSTVYNRLITLEKNECIVGHSERDGNRPERMVFNITDKGKDVLRKEVLKHLTGFNDDPRTLGFAFLYGADNKEVIRTLEVHERRLVQEIENLEKMIAEEPRPTLYPEGPFLNCMSRDHILVELKYVRAAIGILRDPVRSKKLGGYFYINFGNRDFEKFDE; from the coding sequence ATGAATCGTTACGATCTAGTATTGCTCGGCCTTATTTTGGAACACGAACGCAGTGGGTACGATATCATCACGGAGATTCGTGACCGTGAACTTGACCGCTGGGCTAAGATTAGCACTTCGACCGTTTATAATAGACTGATAACGCTCGAAAAGAATGAATGCATTGTCGGTCATTCCGAACGCGACGGAAACCGCCCGGAACGCATGGTGTTCAACATCACGGACAAGGGTAAGGACGTTCTCCGCAAAGAGGTCCTGAAGCATTTGACTGGTTTCAATGACGATCCGCGTACGCTTGGTTTTGCTTTCCTCTACGGTGCCGACAACAAGGAAGTTATCCGTACGCTCGAAGTGCATGAACGTAGACTGGTTCAGGAAATCGAAAATCTTGAAAAGATGATTGCCGAAGAACCGCGCCCGACGCTTTACCCCGAAGGACCGTTCCTCAACTGCATGAGCCGTGACCACATTCTTGTGGAACTCAAGTACGTGCGTGCTGCCATCGGCATTTTGCGCGACCCGGTCCGTAGCAAGAAACTCGGTGGATACTTCTATATCAATTTCGGTAACCGCGATTTCGAAAAGTTTGATGAGTAG
- a CDS encoding response regulator produces MQTFQKSQKKNNRLKHSVIRFAPLIVVIYLVIAAFTTFQDEDRTAVAARNKDYIKDITLAMADKIDDILSNSLKSIEALAKLSSDVIENGQMNSVFLAELEKMVQFDHVQFIDTNGIAQMSSGEKMESANKPYYIEGMNGNSGISVIMPTNTSMAYILFYAPVFNHDKIIGILTTSFDENTIKRLLDYKVYGAHASAGIVNVEGKSFIALETMKIHQTSIQGLPRDNFKSFLYTSKFDEENRNNIIRAYATRTQSHYKYQGSSDEIHGYIAPLRTVPLSVYSNFPIEAAKSLYSMGIQAGRTLQFLLICIFGSYIAYLMIVQIIIRRKEARQKRLESYIAKAENAIARAMIFVDAEKGTFEDLSFMPMPFPKTGNLENLKEGFIRYNDDMQNGEEFRNFFEVVIKERKVLNRIPSVVFCSTQPDGSKEYITMVYIPVEVKSNLVHKGIILFRNITTEKSKEIEANKKLSQALAAARDASNAKTTFLFNMSHDIRTPMNAVMGFTAMAKKHITDTETTKKYLDKIDIAGKQLLSLVNQVLEMSRIESGKILLNEQKCDLESIIKAISTTYGTHAESKGILFSATISNVIHKFVLVDADRLNQIAANIIGNAIKYTKENGTITCSFSEQECDREGYGLYTLTVEDSGIGMSQDFLEHIYDEFTRERSSTVSRIQGTGLGMTIVKKLTDLMEGTIHIESQIGQGTKISVILPIKWCDDLHPENSEQKTVTTIPLNGMKVLLVEDNEMNREIAEEILTENGLVVDTANDGDIAVDKVRKAPAGTYELILMDVQMPHMNGYEATKEIRKLSDPGKSSIPIIAMTANAFEEDKKNALAAGMNSHLAKPIDVQKLIQTLSDFKQN; encoded by the coding sequence GTGCAAACTTTTCAAAAATCGCAAAAAAAGAATAATCGCTTAAAGCACTCCGTTATAAGGTTTGCTCCTCTTATCGTCGTCATTTACTTAGTCATTGCAGCATTTACGACATTCCAGGACGAAGACCGAACGGCAGTTGCGGCACGAAACAAGGACTATATTAAAGATATCACCTTGGCCATGGCCGATAAAATCGACGACATTTTATCCAACTCCCTCAAATCAATCGAAGCACTCGCAAAGCTCAGTTCAGATGTCATCGAAAACGGCCAGATGAACAGCGTTTTTCTAGCCGAACTCGAAAAGATGGTGCAATTCGACCATGTGCAATTCATCGATACGAACGGAATAGCTCAGATGTCATCGGGCGAAAAAATGGAATCCGCAAACAAGCCTTACTACATCGAGGGGATGAACGGCAACAGCGGTATTTCTGTCATAATGCCAACAAACACATCAATGGCCTACATTCTTTTTTATGCCCCCGTATTCAACCACGATAAAATCATCGGCATCCTCACCACCTCGTTTGACGAAAATACAATCAAGAGACTTCTCGATTACAAGGTTTACGGCGCACACGCATCAGCAGGCATCGTAAACGTCGAAGGCAAAAGTTTCATCGCTCTAGAAACCATGAAAATCCATCAAACTTCGATTCAAGGTCTCCCCCGCGACAACTTCAAAAGTTTTCTCTACACATCAAAATTTGACGAAGAAAACCGCAACAACATCATCCGCGCTTACGCAACACGCACCCAATCACATTACAAATACCAAGGTTCATCCGATGAAATTCACGGTTACATAGCTCCGCTGCGCACAGTCCCTTTAAGCGTTTATTCAAACTTTCCTATCGAGGCCGCCAAAAGTCTTTATTCCATGGGCATCCAAGCCGGCCGCACTTTGCAGTTTTTGCTCATTTGCATATTCGGTAGCTACATAGCCTACCTCATGATCGTGCAAATTATTATCAGGCGCAAGGAAGCACGCCAAAAGCGCCTCGAAAGCTACATCGCCAAAGCAGAAAACGCCATCGCAAGAGCAATGATCTTTGTCGATGCCGAGAAAGGAACCTTCGAAGACCTGTCCTTCATGCCAATGCCATTCCCCAAAACAGGGAATCTCGAAAATCTAAAAGAAGGCTTCATCCGCTACAATGACGATATGCAAAACGGAGAGGAGTTTAGAAACTTCTTCGAAGTCGTCATCAAAGAACGCAAGGTTCTCAACCGCATACCAAGTGTCGTATTCTGCAGTACCCAGCCTGATGGATCCAAAGAATATATCACAATGGTCTATATCCCTGTAGAAGTTAAGAGCAACCTTGTTCACAAAGGAATTATTTTATTTAGAAATATCACTACAGAGAAATCAAAAGAAATCGAAGCGAACAAAAAGCTTTCTCAAGCCCTAGCCGCAGCACGTGATGCAAGTAATGCCAAGACGACATTTCTGTTCAACATGTCCCATGACATCCGAACCCCAATGAATGCAGTCATGGGCTTTACCGCAATGGCCAAAAAGCACATCACAGATACAGAAACCACCAAGAAATATCTGGACAAGATCGATATTGCCGGCAAGCAGCTTTTGTCATTGGTAAATCAGGTTCTCGAAATGTCTCGAATAGAATCTGGAAAGATTCTTCTAAACGAACAGAAATGCGACCTAGAAAGCATCATCAAAGCAATATCAACCACATACGGAACACATGCAGAGTCCAAGGGAATCCTGTTCTCGGCAACAATTTCAAATGTTATCCATAAGTTTGTTCTAGTTGACGCAGACCGCCTCAACCAAATTGCAGCAAATATTATCGGCAACGCCATCAAGTACACAAAAGAAAACGGAACAATCACATGTTCATTCAGCGAACAGGAATGCGACCGCGAAGGCTACGGGCTTTACACGCTTACCGTAGAAGATTCAGGTATCGGAATGAGCCAAGACTTTTTGGAGCACATCTACGACGAGTTTACTCGCGAAAGGTCTAGCACAGTCAGCCGAATCCAGGGAACAGGCCTAGGCATGACGATTGTAAAAAAGCTCACCGATCTCATGGAAGGCACAATCCATATTGAATCCCAAATCGGACAAGGGACAAAGATTTCCGTAATCTTACCAATCAAGTGGTGCGATGACCTTCATCCTGAAAACTCCGAGCAGAAAACGGTTACGACCATCCCTCTTAACGGAATGAAGGTTCTGCTTGTCGAAGATAACGAAATGAACCGCGAAATTGCAGAAGAAATTTTGACCGAGAACGGCCTTGTCGTCGATACGGCAAATGATGGAGACATCGCCGTCGATAAAGTGCGCAAAGCACCAGCAGGCACTTATGAGCTCATCTTGATGGATGTGCAGATGCCTCATATGAACGGTTACGAAGCCACTAAGGAAATCCGCAAGTTAAGCGACCCTGGCAAGTCAAGCATTCCAATTATCGCCATGACCGCAAACGCCTTCGAAGAAGATAAGAAAAATGCACTTGCAGCAGGGATGAACAGCCATCTGGCAAAGCCTATCGATGTTCAAAAGCTCATACAAACGCTTAGTGACTTTAAACAGAACTGA
- a CDS encoding M3 family oligoendopeptidase: MKKRNFVPENLNPDDEKEISKLYRALLQRDIPVNVETLRQWVMDWSELESVLGEVSSRRYVAMTCDTRDEKAAKAYSDFVENIQPLMIEYDDKLNRKLMAHPSKDALKGEFGEWLKGVQVSLDLFSPDNIPLETEENKAIQAYQKITGGMSVEFDGEVKTMQQLAAYMEKTDRDLRERAWRAMWERRLQDKEALDNSYDKLFEIRKQIAKNANCKDFIDYIFLAKHRFDYTPADCEAFHESIEKFVLPLQKEMYKRRAKKMGLDRLRPWDLDVDPLSRPPLKPYQSGDELIEKVDSIFESIHSQAGKWAREMQAKKLIDPDSRLGKAPGGYQIGFDESRLPFIFMNSANTDRDIYTLLHESGHSFHQFALANQPIFAYRDVPAEFAEVASMSMELIGMSNLKPFYGDDHEAIVRSTEGELADVIWLFPWVASIDSFQHRLYNFPTHTAEDRSDIWSEIMDRYDAGVDYSGLEAVRRNLWQKQLHLFECPFYYIEYGIAQIGALQVWANFKKDPQKAIDDLFKAESLGSSRPIPELFATANIKFDFTPKTLEPLMQVVWDELGKL; this comes from the coding sequence ATGAAAAAACGCAACTTTGTTCCGGAGAATTTGAATCCGGATGATGAAAAAGAAATCTCTAAACTATATCGCGCTCTCTTGCAGCGCGATATTCCTGTAAACGTTGAAACCCTCCGTCAATGGGTAATGGACTGGAGCGAACTGGAATCGGTACTCGGTGAAGTTAGCTCTAGACGTTACGTAGCCATGACCTGCGATACCCGCGACGAAAAGGCAGCCAAGGCTTATTCAGATTTTGTCGAAAATATTCAGCCGCTCATGATTGAATACGATGACAAGCTGAACAGGAAGCTCATGGCGCACCCGTCCAAGGACGCACTCAAAGGCGAATTTGGCGAATGGCTCAAGGGCGTGCAAGTTTCTCTAGACTTGTTCTCCCCCGACAACATTCCTCTTGAAACCGAAGAGAACAAGGCTATTCAGGCCTACCAGAAAATCACTGGTGGCATGAGCGTCGAATTCGACGGCGAAGTCAAGACCATGCAGCAGCTCGCTGCCTACATGGAAAAGACTGATAGAGATCTCCGCGAACGCGCCTGGCGAGCCATGTGGGAACGCCGCCTCCAGGACAAAGAAGCGTTAGACAATTCTTACGATAAGTTGTTCGAAATTCGCAAGCAGATTGCCAAGAATGCTAACTGTAAGGATTTCATCGACTACATCTTCCTTGCAAAGCACCGTTTCGACTACACTCCGGCAGACTGTGAAGCTTTCCACGAAAGCATCGAGAAATTCGTACTGCCGTTGCAGAAAGAAATGTACAAGCGCCGCGCCAAGAAGATGGGACTTGATCGTTTGCGCCCGTGGGACTTGGATGTCGATCCGCTGAGCAGACCACCTCTCAAGCCGTACCAGAGCGGTGACGAGCTGATTGAAAAAGTCGATTCCATTTTTGAAAGCATCCATTCGCAAGCCGGCAAGTGGGCTCGTGAAATGCAGGCGAAAAAGCTTATCGATCCGGATTCCAGACTGGGCAAAGCTCCGGGCGGATACCAGATTGGTTTTGATGAAAGCCGCCTCCCCTTCATTTTCATGAACTCCGCCAATACGGACCGCGACATTTACACGTTGTTGCATGAATCCGGCCATTCGTTCCATCAGTTTGCACTTGCAAACCAGCCGATTTTTGCTTACCGCGATGTTCCTGCTGAATTTGCCGAAGTCGCAAGCATGAGTATGGAACTCATCGGCATGTCGAACTTGAAGCCGTTCTACGGTGACGACCACGAAGCGATTGTCCGCAGCACCGAAGGCGAACTCGCCGACGTGATTTGGTTGTTCCCGTGGGTGGCAAGCATCGACAGCTTCCAGCATCGTCTGTACAACTTTCCGACGCACACCGCCGAAGACCGCAGCGATATCTGGAGCGAAATCATGGACCGTTACGATGCAGGCGTGGATTACAGCGGACTTGAAGCCGTTCGCCGTAACCTGTGGCAAAAGCAGCTCCATCTCTTCGAATGCCCGTTCTACTATATCGAATACGGCATCGCACAGATTGGCGCTTTGCAGGTCTGGGCAAACTTCAAGAAGGACCCGCAAAAGGCAATCGACGACTTGTTCAAGGCCGAAAGCCTGGGCAGCAGCCGTCCGATTCCAGAACTCTTCGCTACGGCCAACATCAAGTTCGATTTCACGCCCAAGACGTTAGAACCCTTGATGCAAGTTGTGTGGGATGAGCTTGGTAAATTATGA
- a CDS encoding RICIN domain-containing protein, translated as MNLFVKKSSFIGIFSFLLPLSSVFAGNVEYHLNKSANPTQDELDAYEHITAAMDSAVFLYNKYSDLSKHIEVYYSTGVPTAEASSNGDLRFGKDRNYMYVGTAMHEMAHTMGMGTTSEYKAMFKDGVFLGEKAQALIKEIDGPDAVLKGDSQHFWPYGINYKSEVHSEQDLINHVKIVNAMYQDIFKEAFYMQGRVVSLLDEKTCMGITSSNALELMSCTDSATFVKIYSVGENPVTYRIQLGNRVVDIPNESTAAGVVASTYGYNGGAHQRYVFEKAGAPRANMPNVFFLKNFKSGLYLQAVGKNVVQNKLVLSVSSEPQPDFTWQIVEAGQDTSSKDGPVSIAKRRIPNKISDVSVPERLFDALGRAAGQIRRGVTSRILKRN; from the coding sequence ATGAATCTTTTTGTAAAAAAATCAAGTTTTATAGGAATTTTCTCCTTCCTGCTTCCGTTGTCTAGCGTTTTTGCCGGCAACGTTGAATACCATTTGAATAAATCAGCGAACCCTACCCAGGACGAACTGGACGCCTACGAACATATTACGGCGGCGATGGATTCGGCGGTATTCCTGTACAATAAATATTCAGACCTTTCAAAGCATATCGAAGTTTACTACAGCACGGGCGTTCCTACAGCTGAAGCGAGCAGCAATGGCGACTTACGTTTTGGTAAGGATCGCAATTATATGTATGTGGGCACTGCCATGCACGAAATGGCGCATACCATGGGCATGGGTACGACCTCGGAATACAAGGCTATGTTTAAGGATGGCGTGTTCCTGGGCGAAAAAGCCCAAGCGCTTATCAAGGAAATTGATGGTCCGGATGCCGTACTCAAGGGCGATAGCCAGCATTTCTGGCCATATGGCATCAATTACAAGAGCGAAGTCCATTCCGAACAGGATTTGATCAATCACGTAAAAATCGTGAACGCCATGTATCAAGACATCTTCAAGGAAGCGTTCTACATGCAGGGGAGGGTCGTGTCTCTCCTCGATGAAAAAACTTGCATGGGGATTACGTCATCTAATGCTCTTGAATTGATGAGCTGCACTGATTCGGCTACTTTCGTGAAAATTTATTCGGTAGGCGAGAATCCTGTTACTTACCGCATCCAGCTCGGGAACCGCGTGGTCGATATCCCGAACGAATCGACGGCGGCGGGCGTTGTCGCTTCGACTTACGGTTACAACGGCGGTGCTCACCAGCGTTACGTGTTTGAAAAAGCTGGTGCGCCTAGAGCAAACATGCCGAATGTCTTTTTCCTCAAAAATTTCAAAAGCGGACTTTATTTGCAGGCTGTTGGAAAAAATGTGGTTCAGAATAAGTTGGTTTTATCTGTAAGCTCGGAACCGCAGCCCGATTTCACTTGGCAGATTGTAGAAGCTGGGCAGGACACCTCTTCAAAGGATGGGCCGGTGTCTATTGCCAAGCGAAGAATTCCTAATAAGATTTCGGATGTTTCTGTGCCGGAGCGATTGTTTGACGCTTTAGGGCGTGCTGCCGGCCAAATTCGTCGCGGTGTAACGTCGAGAATCTTGAAAAGAAATTAA
- a CDS encoding DUF4398 domain-containing protein — protein sequence MKAKIFACCSALALVALTGCSSSQNAVNRSLGQAEATRTLASDTELDKNITSSANSKLENAKALKKDGKEEEAQALAEQSELEMRLAIAKSENEMAKNEDKKLEEALRADEERKELYQSVLNKETKK from the coding sequence ATGAAGGCTAAAATATTCGCATGTTGTTCTGCCCTTGCTCTCGTAGCCCTCACCGGCTGTTCGAGCAGCCAAAATGCTGTCAACCGTTCTCTTGGCCAGGCCGAAGCGACCCGCACGCTCGCCAGCGACACAGAACTTGACAAAAACATCACATCAAGCGCAAACTCCAAGCTTGAAAATGCCAAAGCTCTCAAGAAAGATGGCAAAGAAGAAGAAGCACAGGCTCTTGCAGAACAGAGTGAACTCGAAATGCGACTCGCTATAGCCAAGTCCGAAAACGAAATGGCCAAAAACGAAGACAAGAAACTCGAAGAAGCCCTCCGCGCAGATGAAGAACGCAAGGAACTGTATCAGAGCGTTCTCAACAAGGAAACTAAGAAGTAA
- a CDS encoding OmpA family protein, protein MKKILTLGTLALAATMSFAEEAPSVTPVDQCRLALDNAKASLPANAYSAKLTLAEGYGTLSALETIYADDDDSKLIPTVLENCNKYAEIAKLQGETQAVRNHIAENWERRAATNRTIEAIQEQIGNARSGKVLDLEAEKQAIKAQKDKLEASKQEAMDKLNALQSQMIQVTKDARGIILSMSDILFEIGQASLKTDLKTSLAKIAGILSVYQQFDVSIEGNTDNVGSEEFNLKLSQQRAENVMNFLVEQGIAENRLSAKGLGMSMPIADNATKEGRQKNRRVDLVITDRTQKK, encoded by the coding sequence ATGAAGAAGATTTTGACACTCGGCACACTCGCCCTCGCTGCCACCATGAGCTTTGCTGAAGAAGCTCCCTCCGTCACTCCAGTGGACCAGTGCCGCCTTGCCCTCGACAACGCCAAGGCATCGCTCCCGGCAAACGCCTACTCCGCAAAGCTTACACTCGCCGAAGGTTACGGCACGTTGAGCGCCCTCGAAACAATCTATGCAGACGATGACGATTCCAAGCTCATCCCGACCGTCTTGGAAAACTGCAACAAGTATGCAGAAATCGCCAAGCTCCAGGGTGAAACGCAGGCCGTCCGCAACCACATTGCTGAAAACTGGGAAAGGCGCGCTGCCACGAACCGCACCATCGAAGCCATCCAGGAACAGATTGGCAACGCCCGTAGCGGTAAGGTCTTGGACCTCGAAGCCGAAAAGCAGGCCATTAAGGCCCAGAAGGACAAGCTCGAAGCAAGCAAGCAAGAAGCTATGGACAAGCTGAACGCCCTCCAGTCCCAGATGATCCAGGTGACAAAGGACGCTCGCGGCATCATCCTCTCGATGTCTGACATTTTGTTTGAAATCGGCCAGGCCTCCTTGAAGACCGACCTCAAGACAAGCCTTGCAAAGATTGCCGGTATCCTCTCCGTTTACCAGCAGTTCGACGTCTCTATCGAAGGCAACACCGACAACGTCGGTTCCGAAGAATTCAACTTGAAGCTTTCTCAGCAGCGCGCCGAGAACGTGATGAACTTCCTCGTGGAACAGGGCATTGCCGAAAACCGCCTCTCCGCCAAGGGGCTTGGCATGTCGATGCCGATTGCCGACAACGCCACCAAGGAAGGTCGTCAGAAGAACCGCCGCGTGGACCTCGTCATCACCGACAGAACGCAGAAGAAGTAA
- a CDS encoding class II fructose-bisphosphate aldolase, producing the protein MAVSYKELGLVNTKEMFAKAVKGGYAIPAFNFNTMEQMQAIVQAAVETKSPVIMQVSKGARNYANGTILRYMAQGAVEYAKELGCANPQIVLHLDHGDSFELCKDCIDNGFSSVMIDGSALPYEENIALTKKVVEYAHAHDVTVEAELGVLAGVEDEVASEVSHYTKPEEVIDFATRTGCDSLAISIGTSHGAYKFKPEQCTRNAQGKLVPPPLAFDVLHAIEQKLPGFPIVLHGSSSVPQDEVDTINAHGGKLPDAVGIPEEQLREASRSAVCKINIDSDSRLAMTAAIRKYFDEHPEHFDPRQYLKPARENMKKMYMHKIVDVLGSNDKL; encoded by the coding sequence ATGGCAGTTTCTTACAAGGAACTCGGCTTGGTTAACACCAAGGAAATGTTTGCTAAGGCAGTTAAGGGTGGCTATGCTATCCCGGCTTTCAACTTCAACACCATGGAACAGATGCAGGCCATCGTGCAGGCCGCCGTTGAAACCAAGTCTCCGGTGATCATGCAGGTCTCTAAGGGTGCTCGTAACTACGCTAACGGCACCATCCTCCGCTACATGGCTCAGGGTGCTGTTGAATACGCCAAGGAACTCGGCTGCGCAAATCCGCAGATCGTGCTCCACCTCGACCACGGTGACTCTTTCGAACTCTGCAAGGACTGCATCGACAACGGTTTCTCTTCCGTGATGATCGACGGTTCTGCTCTTCCGTACGAAGAAAACATCGCCCTCACCAAGAAGGTTGTTGAATACGCTCACGCTCACGACGTTACCGTCGAAGCTGAACTCGGTGTTCTCGCCGGTGTTGAAGACGAAGTTGCTTCTGAAGTTTCTCACTACACGAAGCCGGAAGAAGTGATCGACTTCGCTACCCGTACGGGCTGCGACTCCCTCGCTATCTCCATCGGTACTTCTCACGGTGCATACAAGTTCAAGCCGGAACAGTGCACTCGTAACGCTCAGGGCAAGCTCGTTCCGCCTCCTCTGGCATTCGACGTGCTCCACGCCATCGAACAGAAGCTCCCGGGCTTCCCGATCGTTCTCCACGGTTCTTCTTCTGTCCCGCAGGACGAAGTTGATACGATCAACGCTCACGGCGGTAAGCTCCCGGATGCAGTTGGTATTCCGGAAGAACAGCTCCGCGAAGCTTCTCGCTCTGCTGTCTGCAAGATCAACATCGACTCTGACAGCCGTCTCGCTATGACTGCCGCTATCCGTAAGTATTTCGACGAACATCCGGAACACTTCGACCCGCGCCAGTACCTCAAGCCGGCTCGTGAAAACATGAAGAAGATGTACATGCACAAGATCGTGGATGTGCTCGGCTCCAACGACAAGCTCTAA
- a CDS encoding zinc ribbon domain-containing protein, whose product MICPHCGAELKQGATFCPHCGSDKNTGWKEGAEYSDLDLPDYDEIVENEFGEKKKKASPLAIAAAIIVALAFIATMIF is encoded by the coding sequence ATGATTTGTCCTCATTGCGGCGCCGAACTGAAACAAGGCGCAACCTTCTGCCCCCACTGCGGGAGCGACAAGAACACCGGCTGGAAAGAGGGCGCTGAATACAGCGACCTTGACCTCCCCGACTACGATGAAATCGTCGAGAATGAATTCGGCGAAAAGAAGAAAAAAGCAAGCCCGCTTGCCATTGCAGCCGCCATCATTGTCGCACTTGCATTTATCGCGACTATGATTTTCTGA